A DNA window from Acetobacter aceti NBRC 14818 contains the following coding sequences:
- the mdtN gene encoding multidrug transporter subunit MdtN, with product MQTATPPPKTRKNRNKPGIVIAAVCITAAILFGIHIAHQDTAYPSTDSASIDAELVHVASVVGGRLIELHVQENQHVHKGDLLYRIDPEPYLLTLRQAEANAALAQAEVEHQERLVTIKTVEASSAQDQVHRATTNRDLTARTVRRLAPLAQNSYIPLQEYDQAQVAARNAEISLAQATQQSVAATTAIGDLKSSIAARDASAAALARVRYELAQTEVKAPADGYVTSLRVKTGEVLAPAQALFTLITDDEWHAVGNLRETDLATVHPGDCATVYSMIDRTKPIHGVVDSIGFGVMSLDSAGLARGLPIVPRQMDWVHVAQRFPVRVTLDHTDPTLLRVGATATFEIRHGSSCH from the coding sequence ATGCAAACCGCTACTCCCCCGCCGAAAACCCGAAAAAACCGCAACAAACCGGGCATCGTGATCGCCGCCGTCTGCATCACAGCCGCTATCCTGTTCGGGATTCACATCGCACATCAGGACACGGCCTATCCTTCCACGGACAGCGCTTCCATTGATGCCGAGTTAGTGCATGTGGCCTCAGTCGTCGGGGGACGTCTGATCGAACTGCATGTGCAGGAAAACCAGCACGTTCATAAGGGTGATCTGCTCTACCGGATTGACCCAGAACCTTACCTGTTGACGCTCAGGCAGGCTGAAGCGAACGCAGCTCTGGCGCAGGCCGAAGTCGAGCATCAGGAGCGTCTGGTGACCATCAAGACGGTCGAGGCGAGTTCGGCGCAGGATCAGGTCCATCGCGCAACCACCAACCGTGATCTGACAGCCCGCACGGTCAGACGCCTCGCTCCCCTCGCGCAAAATTCCTACATCCCCTTGCAGGAATACGATCAGGCACAGGTTGCTGCCCGCAACGCGGAGATTTCGCTGGCGCAGGCGACCCAGCAGTCTGTCGCGGCCACGACGGCCATTGGCGATCTGAAAAGCTCCATCGCCGCCCGCGACGCCAGCGCCGCCGCCCTCGCCCGTGTGCGCTACGAACTTGCCCAGACGGAAGTGAAAGCGCCAGCGGATGGATATGTCACCAGCCTGCGCGTCAAGACAGGTGAAGTGCTTGCCCCGGCGCAGGCGCTGTTCACCCTGATCACGGACGATGAATGGCATGCTGTCGGCAACCTGCGCGAGACCGATCTGGCGACGGTCCATCCGGGCGACTGCGCCACGGTGTATTCCATGATCGATCGCACAAAGCCGATTCACGGCGTGGTGGACAGCATCGGTTTTGGCGTCATGTCGCTGGATTCCGCTGGACTGGCGCGAGGGTTACCGATCGTGCCTCGCCAGATGGACTGGGTGCATGTGGCGCAGAGATTCCCGGTCAGGGTCACACTGGATCACACCGATCCGACCCTGCTCCGTGTCGGAGCTACGGCGACTTTTGAGATACGGCATGGCTCGTCCTGCCACTGA
- a CDS encoding FUSC family protein, with translation MARPATDTSFSLGKPGLLRLWRMVCNPSPGRQGHALRMAAGCTVTVLVGEIWQVPDLAVPALVTMALWQKDRVTNALAGVAVNILIILLLAFVYLWIRLTLDNPMALTAAIAGLSFCFFFLGSASKLKPVAYMLGLCVVFGLIAIDQVPNGELITRAILYVDLFLAVPGLVMLVIGLLICPSPRTIAMQGIAARLRMSAALLCGSDDITQERATDLLREGASGLLKSLKMARLEKIWAPEELARLEQAANASEGLLSLALTDCLPEGAATREPPLSLIDALNAAADQFEKGICPESTANPALSDGQPPYQAMANILGMLTVLPPEKASEKTNTEEPKSGFFAADAFTNPDHTRFAVKGTAAVMLSYFIFSILNWQGIHTCIITCFIVAQPTMGEMISKLTLRIVGALIGGAIGITAIIFAIPHFNDITSFLCLVFVVSLLAAWIKTGDERIAYAGFQIGIAFYLTDLKGYGPTTDMATARDRILGIMLGNFLTYAMFTSFWPSSAFDGIDARLRTIVQRLGKQRDAVTEADRLAQAANVQEAVSLAERQSEYAFAEPDHIRADIEHLEQLDGLFHEAEIISAALLDPAARPHAETRLAHLESVIS, from the coding sequence ATGGCTCGTCCTGCCACTGACACCAGCTTCTCGTTGGGGAAACCCGGTCTCCTGCGTCTGTGGCGGATGGTCTGTAACCCGTCGCCGGGGCGTCAGGGCCACGCGCTGCGTATGGCCGCCGGATGCACGGTGACTGTGCTTGTTGGCGAGATCTGGCAGGTTCCGGACCTCGCTGTCCCTGCCCTCGTCACCATGGCGCTGTGGCAGAAGGACCGTGTGACCAACGCGCTGGCAGGCGTGGCGGTCAATATCCTGATCATTCTGCTGCTGGCCTTTGTCTATCTCTGGATCCGGCTCACGCTGGATAACCCGATGGCGCTGACAGCCGCCATCGCCGGCCTGTCTTTCTGCTTCTTTTTCCTCGGATCAGCCAGCAAGCTCAAACCGGTCGCCTACATGCTCGGCCTCTGCGTTGTGTTCGGGCTGATTGCGATCGATCAGGTGCCGAACGGCGAACTCATCACCCGAGCCATTCTTTATGTCGATCTCTTCCTCGCCGTGCCCGGTCTGGTGATGCTGGTGATCGGTCTGCTGATCTGCCCATCGCCCCGCACCATCGCCATGCAGGGGATTGCCGCCCGTCTGCGGATGAGCGCTGCTCTGCTTTGCGGCTCGGATGACATCACACAGGAGCGCGCCACCGACCTGCTACGCGAAGGGGCCAGTGGTCTCCTCAAATCCCTTAAAATGGCGCGGCTGGAAAAGATCTGGGCACCGGAAGAACTGGCTCGTCTGGAACAGGCGGCCAATGCAAGTGAGGGGCTGCTTTCTCTGGCGCTGACGGATTGCCTCCCCGAAGGAGCTGCCACCCGTGAACCGCCGCTGTCTCTGATTGATGCACTGAACGCTGCCGCCGACCAGTTCGAAAAAGGTATCTGTCCGGAAAGCACCGCAAATCCGGCGCTGAGTGATGGACAACCGCCCTATCAGGCGATGGCGAACATTCTCGGGATGCTTACCGTTCTTCCTCCCGAAAAAGCCAGTGAGAAGACCAACACAGAAGAGCCAAAGAGCGGCTTTTTTGCAGCGGACGCCTTCACTAACCCGGACCATACCCGCTTCGCCGTCAAAGGCACGGCAGCGGTCATGCTCAGCTATTTCATTTTCAGCATCCTGAACTGGCAGGGCATCCATACCTGCATCATTACCTGCTTCATCGTCGCCCAACCGACAATGGGTGAGATGATCTCCAAGCTCACGCTACGCATTGTCGGCGCGCTGATCGGCGGCGCGATCGGGATTACCGCCATCATCTTCGCGATCCCGCACTTCAATGACATCACTTCGTTTCTGTGTCTGGTTTTCGTGGTTTCCCTCCTTGCTGCATGGATCAAGACGGGCGACGAGCGCATCGCCTATGCCGGATTTCAGATCGGCATCGCCTTTTATCTGACCGATCTGAAGGGCTATGGACCAACGACCGACATGGCTACGGCCCGCGACCGTATTCTGGGCATCATGCTGGGAAATTTCCTGACCTACGCCATGTTCACAAGCTTCTGGCCCAGCAGCGCCTTTGACGGCATCGACGCCCGCCTGAGGACCATCGTGCAACGGCTGGGAAAACAGCGGGACGCAGTGACGGAAGCAGACCGGCTCGCGCAGGCTGCCAACGTGCAGGAAGCCGTCTCACTTGCCGAGCGTCAGAGTGAATATGCCTTTGCAGAACCCGACCACATACGCGCCGATATAGAGCATCTTGAACAACTGGACGGTCTATTTCACGAGGCCGAAATCATCAGCGCGGCTCTGCTCGATCCCGCCGCCCGACCACACGCGGAAACCCGCCTCGCCCATCTGGAAAGCGTCATTTCATGA
- a CDS encoding TolC family protein, which produces MNSRAVFTLPCIVLLAGCATSELATAPQSPDRPWVPTTSESGAIISSDQGDRHPHHGLVLPEGFTLPANKDALQHAQSPELIARQDHPYSLAELIDVAQSRNPETRRSWNAARDAALAVGITKSIYLPQLTATVVGGYSHSHTSDSNASISDAGAVGGLINNGLDNLDRYTRNNGGGGSGSGEVQTLGMQWLLFDFGKREASIEAARQVQIASNILFTASHQKIIYGVTTAFYTHAAAETRLRLLREALVNARRVQAAAEARLKQGQGTIVDVTQAQQITSQDELRVVQAEGEVENTRLALMTAMGVSSQSQVDTMDVSGRTLSLDDGRLTDEMVKTAVSRRPDVLAAYATARAADSRVSAAKSEFLPKVFLSGNVAYTTGRLALSSVPGIGNDSNPTLNLSSNRFSSLILGGISVPVFDGGMRAAFLKQAQNQSDSANATLQQTVNEAVRQVVVAENAVHTSLSAYTASSRLKTAAQTSFKAAFTAYRSGVGSITQATIAQNGLLDATISQSDAYFAALIAATSLAFSTGSLGGASEAGSAD; this is translated from the coding sequence ATGAACAGTCGCGCCGTGTTCACCCTGCCCTGCATCGTTTTGCTGGCCGGATGCGCGACATCCGAACTTGCGACTGCGCCCCAAAGCCCGGACAGGCCGTGGGTTCCTACAACCTCCGAATCAGGCGCCATCATTTCCTCGGATCAGGGAGACAGACACCCTCACCACGGTCTGGTTCTTCCTGAAGGCTTCACGCTTCCGGCCAACAAGGATGCCCTGCAACACGCCCAGTCTCCCGAGCTGATCGCACGGCAGGATCATCCCTACTCGCTGGCGGAACTGATTGATGTCGCCCAGTCGCGTAATCCCGAAACACGGCGCTCCTGGAATGCGGCCCGGGATGCCGCCCTTGCCGTCGGGATCACCAAAAGCATCTACCTCCCGCAACTGACAGCTACAGTGGTGGGAGGCTACAGCCATAGCCACACTTCCGATTCGAATGCGTCGATCAGCGACGCCGGAGCAGTCGGTGGCCTTATCAATAACGGGCTTGATAATCTCGATCGTTACACACGCAATAATGGGGGCGGCGGATCAGGCTCGGGCGAAGTCCAGACTCTCGGCATGCAGTGGCTTCTGTTTGACTTCGGAAAACGGGAAGCCAGCATAGAAGCTGCCAGACAGGTGCAGATCGCCTCGAACATCCTGTTCACAGCGTCCCATCAGAAGATCATCTACGGCGTTACGACCGCTTTCTACACCCATGCAGCGGCAGAGACCCGGCTCCGTCTTCTGAGGGAAGCCCTCGTCAACGCCCGTCGCGTGCAGGCGGCAGCGGAAGCCCGCCTGAAGCAGGGACAGGGCACGATTGTCGATGTCACGCAGGCGCAGCAGATCACCTCGCAGGACGAATTGCGTGTCGTTCAGGCTGAGGGAGAAGTCGAAAATACTCGTCTGGCCCTGATGACGGCTATGGGCGTGTCGAGTCAGTCGCAGGTCGACACCATGGATGTGTCCGGTCGCACCCTGTCGCTTGATGACGGACGCCTGACGGACGAAATGGTCAAAACCGCCGTGTCGCGTCGGCCGGATGTCCTTGCGGCTTACGCAACAGCGCGGGCTGCCGACAGCCGGGTTTCAGCGGCGAAAAGCGAGTTTCTCCCCAAGGTGTTCCTCTCCGGCAACGTCGCCTACACGACCGGACGCCTCGCTTTGTCGTCGGTGCCGGGTATCGGCAATGATTCGAATCCCACGCTGAACCTGTCCAGCAACCGTTTCAGCAGTCTGATCCTTGGCGGCATCTCGGTGCCGGTTTTCGATGGCGGGATGCGGGCGGCGTTTCTCAAGCAGGCGCAGAACCAGTCGGACAGCGCCAACGCCACCTTGCAGCAGACGGTCAACGAGGCCGTCCGGCAGGTCGTGGTCGCCGAAAACGCGGTCCACACCAGTCTGAGCGCCTATACAGCCTCTTCCCGGCTGAAGACCGCCGCGCAGACGAGCTTCAAAGCCGCTTTTACGGCTTATAGAAGCGGTGTTGGTTCCATCACACAGGCGACAATTGCCCAGAACGGCCTGCTGGATGCCACAATCAGTCAGTCAGATGCCTACTTTGCCGCGCTGATCGCTGCGACGAGTCTGGCTTTTTCGACCGGCTCGCTTGGCGGTGCGTCCGAGGCTGGCAGCGCGGATTGA
- a CDS encoding YtcA family lipoprotein: MTYSSACLKPIAMSATLLTLTGCSLQGAPSFPLVGAYFPAWMMCAIIGILAAVGFRVAFLALGIDAILRFRLFTYVSLGVLMALLVWALVFGP; the protein is encoded by the coding sequence GTGACGTATTCTTCCGCCTGCCTGAAACCCATCGCCATGTCAGCCACCCTCCTGACGCTCACGGGGTGTTCCCTTCAGGGAGCACCGTCCTTTCCGCTTGTGGGCGCCTATTTCCCGGCATGGATGATGTGCGCCATCATCGGCATTCTGGCCGCCGTCGGATTTCGTGTGGCTTTTCTTGCTCTCGGGATTGATGCGATCCTGAGATTCCGGCTTTTTACTTACGTCTCTCTGGGCGTGCTCATGGCCCTGCTTGTGTGGGCGCTGGTATTCGGACCCTGA
- a CDS encoding LPS-assembly protein LptD, with protein sequence MSLSLGSAAAACGLFGHKAHAQFTPTPMHFNPGSSNSASKNEPATFQADHVSYDDHAGVVTWTGNVQVWQADHILRADKITYDRNTGIIAASGNVASSQPDGSVLYSHYAELSGDMRDGIMTHVNATMVDNAKLAANGMRRTGGKVNDLTRAVYTACEICAKDPTRAPFWQLRSYSATQDLQHQNIDFRDTYMDIYGIPVFYLPYFSMTDPSAKRHSGFLIPGITPHDRYLGTYFTIPYYWVIDDSSDLTVKGLFSTKTGPQISALYRKAFNFGSLRIMGGLADDTRRSSGYTNGFGESVGAENDHGVQGYIFGRGMFTLTPTWRAGFDGRIATSANYMRDYRVPGYGGDTLNSMAYLEGFGTGAYSKLDAQFYQGLNRGVIRNNELPFVLPHYEYSLVNQPDILGGRLSVNSNDFYVYRTQGTRDQRGEVQINWDRPFRSSWGQKFLVTARLDSMLYHASQLYQQPNYYKYMKSTTAGQVVPTLAVKMNWPFVRQFMKGHGSQILEPIVQAIYAPNQGGGVDRRLPNEDSLSYEFTDSTLFALNRYQGTDRIDGGLRANVGVHGNWTWNGHVVDVLVGESFQEHVQHDRLPYSGLNHHLSDVVGRARIDPISHLSVTGRARVDPYTGRVNFADALFNVSIPYVSLFGGYVREPVTPYYYYVNDFRNGGSPPSLYYAPINELSGGASATWRNWHGSFFVRRALSRHKFSSVGGNIGYMNDCFGLDLMYLKQYTKIGGQQRYSTVLFTLTLKTIGAFGIK encoded by the coding sequence ATGAGCCTCAGCCTCGGGTCAGCCGCAGCTGCCTGCGGACTGTTCGGGCACAAGGCCCACGCGCAGTTCACACCAACCCCCATGCATTTCAATCCGGGCAGCAGCAATTCCGCGTCCAAGAATGAGCCCGCCACCTTTCAGGCGGATCATGTCAGTTACGATGATCATGCTGGCGTCGTGACATGGACGGGCAATGTGCAGGTCTGGCAGGCCGATCACATCCTGCGGGCCGACAAGATCACCTATGACCGCAACACGGGAATCATTGCCGCCAGCGGCAATGTCGCCTCCAGCCAGCCTGATGGGTCCGTCCTGTATTCCCACTATGCGGAACTGAGCGGCGACATGCGGGACGGCATCATGACGCATGTGAATGCGACCATGGTGGACAATGCCAAGCTGGCGGCCAACGGCATGCGGCGCACAGGCGGCAAGGTCAATGACCTGACCCGGGCCGTCTACACGGCCTGTGAAATCTGCGCGAAAGATCCGACACGTGCGCCATTCTGGCAGTTGCGCTCCTATAGCGCGACACAGGATCTCCAGCACCAGAACATCGATTTCCGTGACACCTATATGGATATCTACGGGATCCCGGTTTTCTACCTTCCCTATTTCTCCATGACCGATCCATCAGCCAAACGTCACAGTGGCTTCCTGATTCCCGGCATCACACCGCATGACCGCTATCTGGGCACCTATTTCACCATCCCCTATTACTGGGTAATCGATGACTCCTCTGACCTGACGGTGAAGGGGCTCTTTTCAACCAAGACAGGTCCCCAGATCAGCGCCCTGTACCGCAAGGCATTCAATTTCGGCTCCCTGCGAATCATGGGAGGTCTTGCTGATGACACACGCAGATCCAGTGGTTACACAAACGGCTTCGGTGAATCTGTCGGCGCCGAGAACGACCACGGCGTGCAGGGCTATATCTTCGGGCGTGGCATGTTCACGCTCACCCCCACATGGCGCGCCGGTTTCGATGGGCGTATCGCAACAAGCGCCAACTATATGCGTGACTACCGTGTGCCAGGCTACGGTGGCGACACCCTCAATTCCATGGCTTATCTTGAAGGCTTTGGCACGGGAGCCTACTCGAAGCTCGACGCCCAGTTCTATCAGGGCCTGAACCGGGGTGTCATTCGTAACAACGAACTGCCGTTCGTGCTGCCGCATTACGAATACAGTCTTGTCAATCAGCCCGATATCCTTGGTGGACGGCTGTCAGTCAACAGCAACGACTTTTATGTCTATCGTACTCAGGGCACACGGGATCAGCGCGGAGAGGTTCAGATAAACTGGGATCGTCCGTTCCGCAGCAGCTGGGGACAGAAGTTCCTCGTCACGGCGCGGCTGGACAGCATGCTTTATCATGCCTCCCAGCTCTATCAGCAGCCGAACTACTATAAATACATGAAGAGCACGACAGCCGGTCAGGTTGTGCCGACACTCGCAGTCAAGATGAACTGGCCGTTTGTCCGTCAGTTCATGAAGGGTCACGGCAGCCAGATTCTGGAACCGATCGTTCAGGCAATCTACGCTCCCAATCAGGGTGGAGGCGTGGACCGTCGTCTGCCCAATGAAGACAGTCTGAGTTACGAATTTACGGATTCAACACTCTTCGCCCTGAACCGCTATCAGGGAACCGACCGGATCGACGGCGGGTTGCGTGCCAATGTCGGCGTCCACGGCAACTGGACGTGGAACGGGCATGTGGTGGATGTGCTGGTTGGTGAAAGCTTCCAGGAGCATGTTCAGCACGATCGCCTGCCCTATTCCGGTCTTAATCATCATCTGTCCGATGTGGTGGGCCGGGCGCGCATCGATCCGATCAGTCACCTCAGCGTTACAGGACGGGCACGGGTTGATCCTTACACCGGACGCGTTAATTTTGCCGATGCGCTCTTCAACGTCAGCATACCTTATGTCAGTCTTTTCGGTGGATATGTCCGGGAACCGGTCACACCATACTATTATTATGTGAACGACTTCCGGAATGGCGGCTCGCCGCCATCACTCTATTATGCGCCCATAAACGAGCTGAGCGGCGGCGCTTCCGCAACCTGGCGAAACTGGCACGGCTCGTTTTTTGTACGGCGTGCGCTGTCGCGTCACAAATTCTCCTCTGTCGGCGGCAATATCGGCTACATGAACGACTGCTTCGGGCTCGATCTGATGTATCTGAAACAATACACAAAAATTGGCGGTCAGCAGCGCTATTCAACCGTGCTGTTCACGCTGACACTCAAGACGATCGGTGCCTTCGGCATCAAATAA
- the lptF gene encoding LPS export ABC transporter permease LptF, with protein MLRFTTLDRYTMRQLFLALIATTGGLSALIWLTQSLRFVSLVVGRGLSLRVFLELTSLMVPSFVAVVLPITTFVVTLFVYHRLSGDRELTVMQAAGLSPFALARPGLICATVAMVVTFTLNLWIVPASYHEFKQYEFQIRNKMAAFMLQDGVFTKVSDALTVYVRERGHDGSLKGIMIEDDRVANSRATIFAERGTMLVVNDQPRVVLYDGSRQEIDHRTGRLTMLLFDRNTIDLTSSKNQENRSRDASEMSLSELLHPDLTQINIRDRGKLAVEGWRRITTPLTAFSFAMIALVAILRGAFSRHGNITRPLGAILSVVGLLALNLMLQNLAGRNMALIPLILLESAAPAFICAVLLFGPEIRAGRETAAIVRQTQEG; from the coding sequence GTGCTGAGATTCACCACTCTTGATCGTTATACGATGCGCCAGCTTTTTCTGGCGCTCATCGCCACCACGGGTGGGCTGTCAGCGCTGATCTGGCTGACCCAGTCGCTGCGCTTCGTCTCGCTGGTGGTTGGGCGCGGCCTGTCGCTCCGGGTCTTTCTGGAACTAACCAGCCTGATGGTGCCGTCGTTCGTCGCCGTGGTGCTGCCGATCACGACCTTTGTCGTCACGCTGTTCGTCTATCACCGCCTCTCGGGCGACCGGGAACTGACGGTGATGCAGGCGGCGGGCCTGTCCCCTTTCGCGCTTGCCCGACCGGGACTGATCTGCGCGACCGTCGCCATGGTCGTGACCTTCACACTCAATCTGTGGATCGTTCCGGCGTCCTATCACGAGTTCAAGCAGTACGAGTTCCAGATCCGCAACAAGATGGCTGCCTTCATGTTGCAGGACGGTGTTTTCACCAAGGTATCGGATGCCCTGACGGTCTATGTGCGCGAACGCGGACATGATGGCTCGCTGAAAGGCATCATGATCGAGGATGACCGGGTGGCGAACAGCCGTGCGACGATCTTTGCCGAGAGAGGCACAATGCTGGTGGTCAACGACCAGCCGCGCGTGGTACTCTATGACGGCTCCCGTCAGGAGATCGATCACCGGACCGGGCGGCTGACGATGCTGCTGTTTGATCGCAACACCATCGACCTGACCTCCAGCAAAAATCAGGAAAACCGGTCGCGTGACGCGTCCGAGATGTCCCTGTCCGAGCTGCTGCATCCCGATCTGACGCAGATCAATATCCGCGACCGTGGCAAGCTGGCCGTGGAGGGCTGGCGGCGTATCACCACCCCGCTCACGGCGTTTTCCTTCGCCATGATCGCCCTTGTCGCCATCCTGCGCGGTGCGTTCTCGCGACACGGCAACATCACCCGTCCTCTGGGCGCCATTCTGAGCGTTGTCGGACTGCTGGCGCTCAATCTGATGCTGCAAAATCTGGCGGGACGGAACATGGCGCTGATTCCCCTGATTCTGCTTGAGTCAGCCGCTCCCGCCTTTATCTGCGCGGTCCTTCTGTTCGGTCCGGAAATCAGGGCTGGCCGTGAAACAGCCGCGATCGTCCGGCAGACGCAGGAAGGCTGA
- a CDS encoding peptidylprolyl isomerase: MRLSLSVTGSALALVVALGSVSSLIIGQPVHAANLRHHHQPQTTQDDVDTAAPAQEETSTAKDSDATQLEPLGNKQDTIIAVINGQPLTQRDVDNRGRLFVLSTGLPLSEDIMQRLRPQIVRQLIDERLRTQEILSRHINVSPEQIAEAISNIERRNGMEPNTLRNRLAQDGVSLTTLIDQIRVQIGWMQVLRQELGAKARMTSLEIAQRQEALSRQQGRPEYLISEIFVPVADPRHSENELKFTETIIQELRRGAPFPIVAAQFSQAQSALDGGSLGWVQEDSLDPEVVTMVRQMPEDAISNPIKVAGGYVIATVLGKRIIGHQLGTLLDARQAFLPFSTPLNPQAPTEQQRQTLEKAVRLTQSVHSCDELAAANKQFGEVRPTNPGELQLERLNPQMQQILSGLPIGKPTRPLVSQEGIDILMVCGKKTKNFADRSPSEIADQLLNERVEQTARQLDRDLHRRAVIDMRVATAP, translated from the coding sequence ATGCGACTGAGCCTTTCCGTGACAGGTTCCGCCCTGGCCCTCGTAGTCGCGCTGGGTTCCGTCTCCAGTCTGATAATCGGACAGCCTGTTCACGCAGCGAACCTGCGGCATCATCATCAGCCACAGACAACGCAGGATGATGTGGATACTGCTGCTCCCGCTCAGGAAGAGACCAGCACGGCCAAGGACTCTGATGCGACGCAGCTGGAGCCTCTGGGCAACAAGCAGGACACCATCATCGCCGTCATCAACGGCCAGCCGCTGACACAGCGCGACGTTGATAATCGCGGGCGTCTGTTCGTGCTGTCCACCGGCCTGCCGCTGAGCGAAGACATCATGCAGCGTCTGCGTCCACAGATCGTGCGCCAGCTGATCGACGAGCGTCTGCGCACGCAGGAAATCCTTTCCCGCCACATCAATGTGTCGCCCGAGCAGATTGCCGAGGCCATCTCCAACATTGAGCGGCGCAACGGCATGGAGCCCAACACGCTCCGCAACCGACTGGCGCAGGACGGGGTCTCCCTGACGACGCTGATCGACCAGATCCGTGTACAGATCGGCTGGATGCAGGTTCTTCGTCAGGAGCTTGGCGCCAAGGCCCGCATGACCTCGCTTGAAATCGCCCAGCGACAGGAAGCGCTGAGCAGGCAGCAGGGTCGCCCGGAATATCTCATTAGCGAAATCTTTGTGCCTGTCGCCGACCCGCGACACAGCGAAAATGAGCTGAAATTCACCGAGACCATCATTCAGGAACTGCGTCGTGGAGCCCCTTTCCCGATTGTCGCGGCGCAGTTCTCGCAGGCGCAGAGTGCGCTTGACGGCGGATCGCTGGGATGGGTTCAGGAAGACAGCCTTGACCCGGAAGTGGTGACGATGGTGCGTCAGATGCCGGAAGACGCGATTTCAAATCCCATCAAGGTCGCCGGTGGCTATGTCATCGCAACGGTTCTGGGGAAACGGATTATAGGGCATCAGCTGGGAACACTGCTTGACGCCCGACAGGCGTTCCTGCCGTTCTCGACTCCGCTTAATCCACAGGCCCCCACAGAGCAGCAGCGGCAGACGCTGGAAAAAGCTGTGCGTCTTACTCAGAGCGTGCATTCCTGTGACGAACTTGCTGCTGCCAACAAACAGTTTGGCGAGGTCCGCCCGACCAATCCGGGCGAACTCCAGCTTGAACGGCTCAACCCCCAGATGCAGCAGATTCTCTCGGGTCTACCGATTGGCAAACCCACGCGACCACTGGTCTCTCAGGAAGGTATCGACATCCTGATGGTCTGCGGCAAGAAGACCAAGAACTTCGCGGATCGTTCACCGAGTGAAATCGCGGATCAGCTTCTGAACGAGCGCGTCGAACAGACGGCCCGCCAGCTTGATCGTGATCTGCACCGCCGGGCCGTCATCGATATGCGCGTGGCGACGGCGCCCTGA
- the lptG gene encoding LPS export ABC transporter permease LptG, producing MLFTTVPVTLSIYIARQFMFSVLSMTAFLTGIVCLFDFIDLLRRVATKTDVPTSLVTEIAGLHIPYFFMEIMPFGVLLGGIICFWRLTRSSELIVARAAGISAWQFLAAPLACALAMGALTTAAVSPLSSIMYARAEALDEQYLRSGGGPLTMAGASLWLRQLDTELDPHGVAILHSRDTHLDGALLTIHDISVFRLDHEGNLIFRIEAPAGHLAPGHWELDNASELHPYELPGATRIITLPTDLTLNRVQESFASPETLSVWALPNFIAMLDRSGFSSIRHRLHFESLLALPILAGTMSLVAAGFSMRPTRRGGVAKMIGSGVGAGFLLFTVSKVAEQFGNSGALPPLLAAWAPTGAGLCLAVSLLLHLEDG from the coding sequence ATGCTCTTCACGACCGTTCCGGTGACGCTGTCCATCTATATTGCGCGGCAGTTCATGTTTTCCGTCCTGTCGATGACGGCCTTTCTGACGGGCATCGTCTGCCTGTTCGACTTCATCGACCTGCTGCGTCGTGTCGCCACAAAGACCGACGTGCCGACCAGTCTGGTGACGGAAATCGCGGGGCTGCACATTCCATATTTCTTCATGGAAATCATGCCGTTCGGCGTGTTGCTGGGCGGGATCATCTGCTTCTGGCGTCTGACCCGGTCTTCCGAACTGATTGTCGCCCGTGCAGCGGGTATTTCCGCGTGGCAGTTTCTGGCGGCTCCTCTCGCCTGCGCGCTGGCGATGGGCGCGTTGACCACGGCTGCCGTGTCACCGCTGTCCTCGATCATGTACGCCCGGGCCGAGGCGCTGGACGAACAGTATCTGCGCTCAGGCGGCGGCCCTCTGACCATGGCTGGCGCGTCGCTGTGGTTGCGCCAGCTCGACACGGAGCTTGATCCGCACGGTGTGGCCATCCTGCATTCACGCGATACGCATCTCGACGGCGCACTCCTGACGATTCACGATATCAGTGTCTTCCGTCTGGACCATGAAGGGAATCTGATTTTCCGTATCGAGGCTCCAGCCGGGCATCTCGCTCCGGGCCACTGGGAGCTTGATAACGCCAGCGAGCTTCATCCTTACGAATTACCCGGTGCGACCCGCATCATCACCCTGCCGACCGATCTCACGCTCAATCGCGTGCAGGAAAGTTTTGCCTCTCCTGAAACGCTGTCCGTCTGGGCGCTGCCGAATTTCATAGCGATGCTGGACCGGTCTGGATTTTCTTCGATTCGGCACCGGTTACATTTTGAGTCTCTTCTGGCTCTTCCCATCCTTGCAGGAACCATGTCTCTCGTGGCCGCAGGCTTCTCCATGAGGCCGACGAGACGTGGAGGTGTTGCCAAAATGATCGGTTCCGGGGTCGGCGCAGGGTTTCTGCTCTTCACGGTCTCGAAAGTTGCTGAACAATTTGGTAACTCGGGAGCCTTGCCGCCTCTGCTTGCGGCTTGGGCACCGACGGGCGCAGGCCTCTGTCTGGCTGTCTCGCTCTTACTGCACCTGGAGGACGGCTGA